The window AATGTTTCTTATACAATTAGAACTGGTGAGGATGGAAACTTAGCTTTAGGATTAAAACTAGGAGGACGTTTATTAAATGTAGATTGGAGTAGAGGAACCTTTCAGAGTCCAGAACCAAGGTTTAATACCAATATAAACAACAAGTTTTTACCAACATTAGGAGCAGGAGTTTATTTTCATAAACCAAAATGGTATGTAGGTTTAGCAGTACCAAACTTTATAAGAACAGATCATTACGATGATAATATAGAAAGTATAGCTGTAGAGCGTTTACACTTCTTTTTAATAACAGGTTATGTTTTTGATTTAAGTGATGATATTAAGTTTAAACCAGCTGCATTATTAAAAGGAGTACAAGGAGCACCATTATCATTAGACATTTCAGCTAACTTCTTGTTTAATGAAAAGTTTAGAGCAGGATTAGCTTGGAGATGGGACGATTCTATAAGTGCATTATTAGGTTTTCAAGTAAGCGATGGATTAAACATTGGTTATGCTTATGACTTAACAACATCAAACTACAGTAATTATAACTCAGGAACTCATGAAGTAATGTTACGTTATGAGATATTTAGAGAAGGACCAGTTAAATCACCAAGATTCTTTTAACCCTTATTTTATGAAAACAAAACTATTATATATATTAATGTTAGCTTTTGCTGTTCAATGTTTTGGACAACGTAAATATGCTGCTGATCAATATTTTAAAGAATACGCTTATACTAAGTCTGCAGATTTATATAAAGAAATCTTTATGAAAGGAGATAGTTCTAAACTTGTTTTAGAGCGTTTAGGAGACTCTTATTATTATAATACTCAAGCTTTAGAATCTGAGTTATGGTATAGTAAGTTAATTAACAATTATGGATCTGAAGTTTTACCAGAATATTATTTCCGTTATGCGCAGGCATTAAAAAGTAATGGAAATTATGAAAAGTCTGATGAAATTATGAAAAAATTTCGCAGCCTTAAATCTGATGATACAAGAAGTGAAGATTTAGCATCAACTCCAGATTATGTGTCTGCATATAGTGATAATGATAAAGAGTTAATTAATATACATAATGTATCTATTAATACGCAGTATTCAGATTTTGGTGGTTTTATAGATAATGAAGAATTTTACTTTGCTTCTTCATCACCAAAAGCGTCTTCAAGAAATAGGTTATATAAATGGAATAGTCAGCCTTTTTTAGATCTATATAAAGCGGATATTCAAGTTCAAAAATTTGAAGATGCAACTGATGAAAGTATTTTAGAATTATCTGATAAAGATTTATTGAATAGTAACATTAATACGCGTTACCATGAAGCTAATGCAATCTTTACTAAAGATTCTCAAACAATGTATTTCACCAGAGATAATTATGATGGAAGACGTCGTGGAAAAGATAAAAACCGTGAAACTCATTTAAAATTATATAAATCAACGTTAAAAAATGGAAAATGGTCAAATGTAGAAGAACTACCTTTTAATAGTAAGGATTATTCTATTGGTCATCCAGCATTAAGTGTAGATGAAAAAACATTATATTTTGTTTCTGATATGCCAGGTGGAATAGGAGCAACTGATATTTATAGTGTTTCTGTTGATGGAGAAAACTACGGAGTACCTACAAACTTAGGAAAAGAAATTAATACAGAGGGTCGCGAAATGTTTCCTTTTATTAGTGAAGATAATGTTTTCTATTTTTCATCAGATGGACATTTAGGTTTAGGTGCGTTAGATATTTTTGAATCAAAAATTACTAATAATTCTTTTTCAAAAGTAAAAAACATTGAAGCACCATTTAATAGTAAAATGGATGATTTTGCTTTTATTGTAAACAAAGAAAAAAATAAAGGTTTTTTCTCTTCTAATAGAGAAGGAGGTAAAGGAGATGATGATATTTATAGTTTCATGATTTCACCTAAACCAATAAAACCTTGTATGCAAAGCCTTAACGGTATAGTTACTGAAACTATTACAGGTAATATATTACCATTTGCAACCGTAAAACTTATAGATACAGTAGGTAAAGTTATTGCAACTAAACAGTCTGATGCTCAAGGTGCTTATAGTTTTACAGAAATTCCTTGTGAATCTTCTTATACTGTACTAGGAGAAAAGAAAAATTACAAGTCTGATAGAAACTCTGTTACAGGAACAAAAGAAGATGGTAAGGTCTTAAAAGCTGATTTAAGTTTAGAAGCATTAATTATTGGAAATGAAATTGTAATTAACCCTATTTTCTTTGATTTTGATAAATTTAATATTAGAGACGAAGCTGCTTATGAATTAGAGAAAATTGTTTCAGTATTAGAGAATAATCCTAATATGGTTATTAAGATTGAATCTCATACAGATAGTAGAGCTACTAAAGCTTATAATAGAAGATTATCAACAAATAGAGCAAAATCTACTAGAGATTATATTGTTTCAAGAGGTATAAGTTCAGCTAGAATAGAAAGTGCTATTGGTTATGGTGAAAGTCAATTATTAAATGACTGTAATGATGCTAATATGGATAAATGTTCAGAAGCAGAGCATCAAAGAAACCGTAGGTCTAAGTTTATCATTGTTAGTGGAAATATAAATAATGTAAAAGTAAATGATCCTAATGCCGTTCCTTTAAAGAAAGTTGATCCAAAACCTGGAAGATATTAGAGTGAGAATAATTCCCTCCTCTATTCTTCACTTTTATAACTCCAACAGAAATGTTGGAGTTTTTTTATTAATTTATTAAAGAGAAAAGCCTGATAAAAATAACATTTATTTTTATCAGGCTTTTTTAATTTGACTATATTAAAATTTTCTACTGCACGCTAATAAAGTGTTTTTAAGTAACATTGCAATGGTCATTGGTCCAACACCTCCCGGAACTGGTGTAATAAAGGCAGCTTTTTTAGAAACACCTTCAAAGTCTACATCTCCAACTAATCTAAAACCACTTTTTTTATTAGAGTCTGCTACACGTGTTATTCCTACATCAATTACAGTTACA of the Tenacibaculum todarodis genome contains:
- a CDS encoding type IX secretion system membrane protein PorP/SprF — translated: MRNFLKLSLLLLFISVEGFSQQDPQYTQYMYNTMSVNPAYAGSRGHTTITALGRTQWVGFDGAPDTQTLSYDTPLGFSGVGLGINLVNDKLGPSHETYLDANVSYTIRTGEDGNLALGLKLGGRLLNVDWSRGTFQSPEPRFNTNINNKFLPTLGAGVYFHKPKWYVGLAVPNFIRTDHYDDNIESIAVERLHFFLITGYVFDLSDDIKFKPAALLKGVQGAPLSLDISANFLFNEKFRAGLAWRWDDSISALLGFQVSDGLNIGYAYDLTTSNYSNYNSGTHEVMLRYEIFREGPVKSPRFF
- a CDS encoding OmpA family protein — its product is MKTKLLYILMLAFAVQCFGQRKYAADQYFKEYAYTKSADLYKEIFMKGDSSKLVLERLGDSYYYNTQALESELWYSKLINNYGSEVLPEYYFRYAQALKSNGNYEKSDEIMKKFRSLKSDDTRSEDLASTPDYVSAYSDNDKELINIHNVSINTQYSDFGGFIDNEEFYFASSSPKASSRNRLYKWNSQPFLDLYKADIQVQKFEDATDESILELSDKDLLNSNINTRYHEANAIFTKDSQTMYFTRDNYDGRRRGKDKNRETHLKLYKSTLKNGKWSNVEELPFNSKDYSIGHPALSVDEKTLYFVSDMPGGIGATDIYSVSVDGENYGVPTNLGKEINTEGREMFPFISEDNVFYFSSDGHLGLGALDIFESKITNNSFSKVKNIEAPFNSKMDDFAFIVNKEKNKGFFSSNREGGKGDDDIYSFMISPKPIKPCMQSLNGIVTETITGNILPFATVKLIDTVGKVIATKQSDAQGAYSFTEIPCESSYTVLGEKKNYKSDRNSVTGTKEDGKVLKADLSLEALIIGNEIVINPIFFDFDKFNIRDEAAYELEKIVSVLENNPNMVIKIESHTDSRATKAYNRRLSTNRAKSTRDYIVSRGISSARIESAIGYGESQLLNDCNDANMDKCSEAEHQRNRRSKFIIVSGNINNVKVNDPNAVPLKKVDPKPGRY